A segment of the Opitutia bacterium genome:
CTCGCACTGGATCGACGCCCGCCGGCTCTGCCCTGACTTCATCGCGGGGGAGGAACCCACGCCCACCAATCCAGCGCTCGAACGCGAACGCCGCGCCTGGCTCGCCGCCCCAGGTGAAGGCCGCTGTCCGGTCGTGGACTGGACTCAATTGGTCCGCGAAGCCCTCGCGCTGCCCGGCGCGCCGGTGATCGATTCCGCCGTGGCCGGTTTCCAGATGATCGCGAACGGCCATCCATCGTGCATCAATCCGCTGATGGACCTCGTCGCGCGCGATCCGGGCCTGACGGCGCAGATGCTGGTCGCCGCCAACCGCGCGCATCCCTCAGCCGAGGAATTCAATCGCATCGAGGATGCCCGCCTCGCCATCGGCCAGCTCGGAGAGATGCGTCTGCAGGAGGAGGCGCGCCGGCTGGTCGTGATCGACAGCCGCACTTTTAGCCTGGAGCCCGCGCTGAGTTGGGCGAGCTATTGGACATTCCAGCGCGCCGTGGCGCGCGTCGCTCAGCTGCTCTGCAAGGAACTCGAATTCTACAGCCTCGAAGCCACCGCGCGCACCGCCGGGCAGATGCACGACCTCGGCCTCATGCTGCTGGCTCGCCTCCGCCCCGCCGGATTTCAAGCGGTGCTCGAACACGCCCGCATCCATCGCCAGCCGCTGCGCGAAGTGGAGAAACTCTTCCTCGGCGGAACCACGCCGCAGCTCGCCACCGCGTTCGCGGAGCAGTTCGGCCTCTCGCGCCGCTTCAAGAACGTCCTGCGCTGGATCGAACATCCCGCCGAGGCGCGCGAGGACCAGCCGCTCGTGGCGATCATCTCGCTGTCGCGCCATCTGTGCCGCTGGAACGAGGTCGGCACGTCCGGCGACCCGCTGCCGGAATCGATGCCTGCCTTGGAGCAAACGGAGGAGTGGACGATCCTGCGCGAGGGCCTCTATCCGAGCTTCAACTTCCAGAAGTTCGAACAAAAGGTGCACTCTCACTGTGAGCAGCTGCGCGCGGAACTCTCCGGGCATGAGTCGGGCACGGTCCGCGAGCTGATTTCCGCCGACAACACGCGCTAACCGCAGTCCGCGCGACCCAACGCGAGCGCCCTCTCGAGCGGCGAAAAAGAAAAACGGAGCAACCGTGTCCGGCTGCTCCGTCAATAGATCGGAAGAACGCGAAGACCGACGCTCAGTTCGTCACGTCGAACGTCGTGCTGTGGTCGCGGATCGGCAGGTAGACCTTATACCACGCTTCTTGGGCGGGGCTCTTCGTGTAGTTCTTCAGCGCGTCGGCGTCCTTGAACTCCATCGCGATCACGTGGGTGCGCTCGCCCTGCTGTTTCAGGGTCTTCGTCCAAACGTGCAACACACCCGGATAGGCTGCCGGGATGGCCTGCGCGCCATCGAGAGCGGCTTGGATCTGTTCGGGAGTGGTGCCGGCTTTCCACGTCACGGTGACGACGTGAAGAACGGTCTTCGGGGCGGAGTCGGCAGCAAAGGCGGCGGATGCGAAGAGGCAGGCCGCGCCAGCGAGAAGGACAGTGAGGAATTTCTTCATAGGGTAAGGGAAACGTGCGCGGTTCGCCTCGCCGCGCAAGCCCGCTTCGACGAAACCCACCGTTCGCCAGTATCACGCGACTCAGAGCGAAAGCCGCGCCTCCCTCCCCACATCCACCGCGAACTCCGCTTCACGCGCCTCGTTACGCGAGTCGCCACACATCTCCAGGCTCAATCTGACAGACAACGTCCTGACGACTCACACCTAGAGCGCGCCTTCAAATTGTCACTGCAAGGAGTCCCGCCGAGCAGGACGACGAAGCCACCGAGCGAAGCGACAGCATGACATCCAACTGGATCGCCACGGCCCGCTCTGCGGGCCTCGCGATGACAAGGCATTTTGAAGACGCACCTCAGGGCTTTTCCAATTCAGCCGCGAGAGCGAACACCTCATCGAGGAAGCCGGGTTTGAACTTCTCGAGCTGGCTGTGCGGCCACTTGGACGGATCCGCGTTGTAGGGCGCGATGTAGGCGAGTCCCTTTTTGAGACTCGCACCGCTCGGCGCCTCGTAACGCCAGAGGTCGATGCCCACCGAGCGCGCCAAGCGCGCGAGCGTGAGCTGCGCCTCGAGATTGAAGCGGCTGTAGCCGAGCGCATCCTGCCGCGCGAGTTCCTCGGGCTGGCTGCCGTCGGGCTTGAACTGCGCGGCGATGCGCGCCTTGTTCTCTTCGAAAATCCGTCGCGCGTCGTCCTCCCGGCCGAGGTAGAGCGCGATGCCAGCGGCTTGGACGAGGAACCACGTGCCATGGTTGTTCTCGGCGGCGTGCTCCTTGCGGGCGTTCTTCGCGGTCTGCAGCCAGCGATAGTAGTCCTCGAACCACGCGCGCACCGCGCGCGATTCATCGGCGGTGAGCGCGGGAGAGCCGGCGAGCAAACGCACCGCATCGGCGGCCCACGCGAGCTGCCGGCCGTCGAGGATGCCAGAAGAGCTGCCGCGATTGCCGTCGTGGCCCAGGCGGACCTGCGCGTAGTCGAGAGAGGGATTCATGCGCGTGGCCGGCGTGGCGAACCAGGCGCGCAACCATTCGCCAGCGCGCCGGGCGGCGGCTTCGTCGTGGTTCCTCGACCAAGCGAGCGCGAGCGTCGACACCGCGCCGGTGAATTTCCACAGGCGATTGTTGTCGCCTGCTTCCACGCGCTCGCGGTTGTGGTGACCGTCGTGGCGCACGTAGGGCAACCCGTCGGGCTTCGCGGGATCCGGCCACCAGTAACGCGCATAGCTGACGTAGTCGTGCGCGTCGCCGGTGGGCGACGGCGTCGGCTTGTCGACGATGGTGCGGATCGGCAGCTCGAGTGCCTTTTTGACTTCCGCACTGAAGGCCGCGTCGGAGCGACGATCGAGATCGACCAGGAGCGGACGAACGGGTTGCGCGAACGCAAAGAGAGGTGCCGCCACAGCGGCGGCGAGGCACAGCAATTTCATTGGGGAAAAAGACGGCGCGCGAGGCCGCGCGGTCACGCGCTCAGGCGCGAAAAGCGGGATCGAGTTCGAGGCGGAAGTAGCCGCGAGCGTTGGCGAAGCAGATGTTCTTCACCATGCCGCCGACGAGCTCGCGATCCGCGGGGATTTCGCCACGCTCGACCATGCCGCCGAGCAGATTGCAGAGCACGCGGCGGAAATACTCGTGACGCGTGTAGCTGAGGAACGAGCGCGAGTCCGTGAGCATGCCGACGAAGCGGCTGAGCAGACCGAGGTTCATGAGCGCGTTCATCTGCCACTCCATCGCTTCCTTCTGGTCGAGGAACCACCAGCCGGAACCGAACTGCATCTTACCGGCGACGGAGCCGTCCTGGAAATTGCCGATCATCGTCGCGAAGACGTAATTGTCGGCCGGGTTCAGGTTGTAGAGGACGGTGCGCGGCAGCTCGCCGGTGGAATCGAGCGCGTCGAGGTAGCGGCTGAGCGCGCGCGCTTGCGGGAAGTCGCCGATGCTGTCGAAACCCGTGTCGGGCCCGAGTTGCTTGAGGAGGCGGGTGTTGTTGTTGCGCAGCGCGCCGAGGTGCAGCTGCTTCGTCCAGCCCTTCGCGGCGTCCCAGCGGCCGAACTCGAGCATGAGGAACGAGCCGAACTTCGCCCACTCTTCCGGCGTCGCGGCGCGACCGGCGCGCGCGGCGTCGAAAATCGATTTCGCCTCGGCAAGCGTGCACGGCTCGGCGAGCGCCTGCTCCATGCCGTGGTCCGAGAGGCGGCCACCGACGGCGTGGAAGTCGTCATGGCGCTTCTTCAGCGCGGCCAGCAGATCGTCGAAGGTTTTGACCGGCATGCCGGCGGCGCCACCAAGGCGTTCGAGCCACGCGTTGTAGGCCGCGGGCGCGTTCACGCCGAGCGCCTTGTCGGGGCGGAAGGTCGGATAGACGCGCGTCTTGAGGCCGAGCTGCTTGATGCGCTCGTGGTCGGCGAGCGAGTCGGCGGGATCGTCGGTCGTGCAGATGACGGCGACCTTGTTAGCGGCGAGGATGTCGTGCACGCGCATGCTCGCGAGTTTGGCGTTCGCAGCCTGCCAGATGGCGTCGGCGCTCTTCGGGTTGATGATCTCGTCGATGCCGAAGTAGCGCTTCAGCTCGAGATGCGACCAGTGGTAGAGCGGATTGCCCAGCGTGTGCGGGACGGCGGCGCACCACGCATCGAACTTCTCGCGCGGTGTCGCATCGCCGGTGCAGACGCGTTCCTGCACGCCGTTGGTGCGCATGGCGCGCCACTTGTAGTGGTCGCCGCCCAGCCAGATCTCGGAGAGATCGGCGAACGAGTGGTTGTCCGCGATCAGCTTCTGTGACAGGTGGCAGTGATAATCAAAAATCGGCTCGTCCTTGGCGAACGCGTGGTAGAGGTCGCGCGCGGTCGCGGTTTGCAGAAGAAAGTCGTCGTGAATGAACGGTTTCATGGGAAAAGTTTCTCAACCACGAATAGACACGAATTAACACGAATAGAACGCGCCCGCGTCTGATTCGTGTCCATTGGTGTTCATTCGTGGTTTCCTCCGTCAGCGGCTGATGTCGTTCAGCATCGCGTCCAGCGTCGTGTAGCTCGCGAGCAGTTTCGCGGCGGCGGCACAGCGTTCCGGCGAGGCGAGTCCGGTGTTTTCAGCGAGGAACAGAATGTAGGCGGCGATGCGCTTCGAGAACAGCAGGCGCGCCTCGGGGCTGATGGCGTAGAACCGCGCGCGCTGGCGGTAGCCGGCGGGCGTGTGGTCGCCGAGCGCGGCCTTCTCGGGTTTTCCGTCGGCGGCGAGCACGTAGAGGAAGTTGTATTCGAAAAACGTCATGTGCTCCGCGGACGGCGGCAGCGCGGCGAGCGCGGCGCGGCAAGTGGCGGGCGAAGCGAAGACGTCGACGGACTTGCCGCAGGCCGCGAGCGAAGTCGTGACGAACACACGGGCCATCTTCTGCTCCGTGGGATCGGCGCTGAACGCTCCGGCGACGGCCATGTCGACCGTGAATTGATACCATTCCTGCCAGAGCGCCGCGTCGGCGGCGTTCTTCGACTGCGAGAGCGCGACGCCCATTTCATAGGTGTAGCGGCCGGAGGTCTTGATCTCCAGATGACTGCCGGTGACGCGGCCCATGACTTGGTAGTTCTCTGCGGACTTGCCGGAGCCGGAGTGGAACCCGATCGAGACGCCGAACTTCCGGCAGACGTTCCACTGTGCCTCGATGAGCTTCGTGAGCGCGGCATTGTCGGGATACGGCGTGTTCTTCTGGAAGCCGAAAGCGGGGGCGACGAAGTTCACCGGCATGCCGAGCACTTCGCAGAGCGCGAGCATGATGGCCGTGGTTTCCGGCGTGGTGAGGCCGGGCAGCTCGTCGATCGAGAGTTCGCGGAGATACTTGCGGCCGACGTCGGTGGTGAACGCGGCGGCACGCGCGGCGGCGTATTTCTCGTCGCGGCGTTTCA
Coding sequences within it:
- a CDS encoding HDOD domain-containing protein, with the protein product MANVLLVDPNDVARKAMQGILARGGHRFAAANSIPEAFALLRRNVRVDLIFAELRLKGDGGLALVRQLKADRLLSSLPVVIYTEHPDRDSVKRAIELHVQNFLIKPYNDDDIFKEIEKAVATPWRASHFEEEKAFCRLVGITPAELGQKLAALRDAVPLIRTEVERGTALRDHHIVAAAVQALREQGEAAGAWGLVEVLNQLTDHTSAGQWLPVQADLAQIEFAGELISHWIDARRLCPDFIAGEEPTPTNPALERERRAWLAAPGEGRCPVVDWTQLVREALALPGAPVIDSAVAGFQMIANGHPSCINPLMDLVARDPGLTAQMLVAANRAHPSAEEFNRIEDARLAIGQLGEMRLQEEARRLVVIDSRTFSLEPALSWASYWTFQRAVARVAQLLCKELEFYSLEATARTAGQMHDLGLMLLARLRPAGFQAVLEHARIHRQPLREVEKLFLGGTTPQLATAFAEQFGLSRRFKNVLRWIEHPAEAREDQPLVAIISLSRHLCRWNEVGTSGDPLPESMPALEQTEEWTILREGLYPSFNFQKFEQKVHSHCEQLRAELSGHESGTVRELISADNTR
- a CDS encoding Dabb family protein, translating into MKKFLTVLLAGAACLFASAAFAADSAPKTVLHVVTVTWKAGTTPEQIQAALDGAQAIPAAYPGVLHVWTKTLKQQGERTHVIAMEFKDADALKNYTKSPAQEAWYKVYLPIRDHSTTFDVTN
- a CDS encoding alginate lyase family protein, whose amino-acid sequence is MKLLCLAAAVAAPLFAFAQPVRPLLVDLDRRSDAAFSAEVKKALELPIRTIVDKPTPSPTGDAHDYVSYARYWWPDPAKPDGLPYVRHDGHHNRERVEAGDNNRLWKFTGAVSTLALAWSRNHDEAAARRAGEWLRAWFATPATRMNPSLDYAQVRLGHDGNRGSSSGILDGRQLAWAADAVRLLAGSPALTADESRAVRAWFEDYYRWLQTAKNARKEHAAENNHGTWFLVQAAGIALYLGREDDARRIFEENKARIAAQFKPDGSQPEELARQDALGYSRFNLEAQLTLARLARSVGIDLWRYEAPSGASLKKGLAYIAPYNADPSKWPHSQLEKFKPGFLDEVFALAAELEKP
- the uxaC gene encoding glucuronate isomerase; the encoded protein is MKPFIHDDFLLQTATARDLYHAFAKDEPIFDYHCHLSQKLIADNHSFADLSEIWLGGDHYKWRAMRTNGVQERVCTGDATPREKFDAWCAAVPHTLGNPLYHWSHLELKRYFGIDEIINPKSADAIWQAANAKLASMRVHDILAANKVAVICTTDDPADSLADHERIKQLGLKTRVYPTFRPDKALGVNAPAAYNAWLERLGGAAGMPVKTFDDLLAALKKRHDDFHAVGGRLSDHGMEQALAEPCTLAEAKSIFDAARAGRAATPEEWAKFGSFLMLEFGRWDAAKGWTKQLHLGALRNNNTRLLKQLGPDTGFDSIGDFPQARALSRYLDALDSTGELPRTVLYNLNPADNYVFATMIGNFQDGSVAGKMQFGSGWWFLDQKEAMEWQMNALMNLGLLSRFVGMLTDSRSFLSYTRHEYFRRVLCNLLGGMVERGEIPADRELVGGMVKNICFANARGYFRLELDPAFRA